One window of the Pedobacter ginsengisoli genome contains the following:
- a CDS encoding NADP-dependent malic enzyme → MTKINRKQDALDYHSQGRPGKIQVIPTKPTNSQRDLALAYSPGVAEPCLKIADNTEDVYKYTAKGNLVAVISNGTAVLGLGNIGPEAGKPVMEGKGLLFKIFADIDVFDLELDTTNVDDFVKIVKALEPTFGGVNLEDIKAPECFEIERRLKEEMTIPVMHDDQHGTAIISAAALLNACELQKKKMDKIKIVVNGAGAAAISCSRLYVSLGARKENIVMCDRSGVIRDTRENLDAIKAEFATSRKLDTLAEAMKDSDVFIGLSSANCVTEDMLKSMAKNPIVFAMANPDPEIAYELALNSRKDIIMATGRSDYPNQVNNVLGFPYIFRGALDVRATAINEPMKIAAVRAIAELAKKPVPEAVNMAYNERNIKFGKDYIIPKPMDLRLMTNVSAAVAKAAIESGVARKVIKDWDAYAEELKHRLGGDDAIMRAITNKAKSDPKRVVFAEADNYKILKAAQIVKDENIAIPILLGNKEVIKKIIEDNALELEGVTIIDPFEEQQRMAKYANSLYEKRQRRGVTLIEATKFLRDRNYFGASMVEFGEADAMISGLTKNYVSTIKPALQVIGTEEGVNRVAGMYMMMTKKGPVFFGDTTVNVDPTAEELVDLTLLLERSVSKFNIQPRVALLSYSNFGSNEGIVPEKVRKAVKILHEKYPQIMVDGEMQGNFAINNEMLKDNFPFSRLVGGPANTLVFPNLESGNIAYKLLQELGEAEAVGPILLGLKKPVHIVQLGSSVREIVNMVTIAVLDVQAKEQEANPKKGLLKRISKK, encoded by the coding sequence ATGACTAAAATAAACAGGAAGCAGGATGCTTTAGATTACCATTCGCAAGGGCGGCCTGGGAAAATTCAGGTTATCCCAACAAAACCAACAAACTCTCAGAGAGATCTGGCACTGGCCTACTCACCAGGAGTTGCGGAGCCATGCCTAAAAATTGCTGATAATACTGAAGACGTTTATAAATATACTGCTAAAGGAAATTTAGTGGCTGTAATTAGTAATGGTACTGCGGTATTGGGCTTAGGTAATATTGGGCCTGAAGCAGGCAAGCCGGTAATGGAAGGAAAGGGACTTCTTTTTAAAATATTTGCCGATATTGATGTTTTTGATCTGGAACTGGATACTACAAATGTTGATGATTTTGTTAAAATAGTAAAGGCACTGGAGCCTACTTTTGGTGGGGTAAATTTAGAAGATATTAAAGCCCCCGAATGCTTTGAGATAGAGCGTCGTTTAAAGGAAGAGATGACAATTCCTGTAATGCACGATGATCAGCATGGTACTGCTATTATTTCTGCTGCGGCATTGTTAAATGCATGTGAGCTGCAAAAAAAGAAAATGGATAAGATTAAGATTGTAGTGAATGGGGCAGGTGCTGCTGCTATTTCCTGCTCTCGCTTATATGTTTCTTTAGGGGCCAGAAAAGAAAATATTGTGATGTGCGACCGTTCCGGCGTGATCAGAGATACGCGCGAGAATCTTGATGCAATTAAAGCTGAATTTGCGACTTCCAGAAAATTAGATACGCTGGCAGAGGCAATGAAGGATAGTGATGTGTTCATTGGATTGTCATCTGCAAATTGTGTGACGGAAGACATGCTAAAGTCGATGGCAAAAAATCCTATCGTGTTCGCTATGGCCAATCCTGATCCGGAAATTGCTTATGAACTGGCACTTAATTCCCGTAAGGACATCATTATGGCTACCGGCCGTTCTGACTATCCTAACCAGGTAAATAACGTTTTAGGATTTCCATATATTTTTAGAGGAGCGCTTGATGTGAGGGCTACTGCCATAAACGAACCTATGAAGATAGCTGCCGTAAGGGCAATTGCTGAACTGGCTAAAAAGCCGGTACCTGAGGCAGTTAATATGGCTTACAATGAAAGGAACATTAAGTTTGGCAAGGATTATATTATCCCTAAACCAATGGATCTTCGTTTGATGACGAATGTTTCTGCTGCTGTAGCTAAGGCTGCAATTGAATCGGGCGTTGCACGTAAAGTGATAAAAGACTGGGATGCTTATGCAGAGGAACTGAAACATAGATTGGGTGGTGATGATGCAATTATGCGCGCCATTACAAATAAGGCCAAATCGGATCCTAAACGCGTAGTATTTGCCGAAGCGGATAACTATAAGATTTTAAAGGCTGCCCAAATTGTAAAAGACGAGAATATTGCTATTCCTATTTTGCTTGGTAACAAGGAGGTCATTAAGAAGATCATTGAAGATAATGCTTTAGAATTAGAGGGCGTTACCATTATTGACCCTTTTGAAGAGCAGCAGCGCATGGCTAAATATGCGAATTCATTGTATGAGAAACGACAAAGAAGGGGCGTAACTTTAATTGAGGCTACTAAATTTTTGCGAGACAGGAATTATTTCGGGGCTTCGATGGTTGAATTTGGAGAAGCTGATGCAATGATTTCCGGTCTGACAAAAAACTACGTTTCGACCATTAAACCAGCTTTGCAGGTCATTGGTACTGAGGAGGGTGTGAATCGTGTTGCAGGTATGTACATGATGATGACAAAGAAGGGTCCTGTGTTTTTTGGTGATACTACTGTTAATGTTGATCCAACGGCAGAAGAGTTGGTTGATTTGACCTTGTTACTGGAACGTTCGGTAAGTAAATTTAATATACAGCCAAGAGTAGCTTTACTTTCATATTCTAACTTCGGGTCTAACGAAGGTATTGTGCCGGAAAAGGTAAGGAAGGCAGTAAAGATTTTGCACGAAAAATATCCGCAAATTATGGTGGATGGTGAAATGCAAGGAAACTTTGCTATTAATAATGAGATGTTAAAAGATAATTTCCCTTTTAGCAGATTAGTAGGTGGGCCGGCAAATACCCTGGTTTTCCCTAATCTGGAATCTGGTAACATTGCCTATAAATTATTACAGGAGCTTGGAGAAGCTGAAGCTGTTGGCCCGATCTTGCTGGGATTAAAAAAACCGGTACATATTGTGCAGCTGGGCAGTTCAGTAAGAGAAATTGTAAATATGGTAACCATTGCGGTTTTAGATGTACAGGCTAAGGAGCAGGAAGCAAATCCGAAAAAAGGTCTATTAAAAAGAATTTCAAAAAAATAA
- a CDS encoding lytic transglycosylase domain-containing protein — protein sequence MKIKVHIVSYCILALISFSAAAQQHGLILNDTTSVPEVDETPLFNNYNYNYKNRLDSIQKTVPLTYNEYVQKYIDIYTGRKDMMGRMLGLSDYYFPIFEKALKSLNIPEEIKYLPIIESSMNPHAVSRVGATGLWQFMFGTAREYGLNMDNFVDDRKDPIQASYAAATYFRDAYEELGDWLLAIAAYNCGMGNVKRAMEKSNSNDFWTLRRFLPTETRNYVPAFIAAVYVMKCSDKHHINSQRPSYIKITDTIQVNRFIAIPTLANALNMDVEELCKLNPSYKKKIVNGTAEDPKRVIVPKVSLANFARIYEVLNSDPEASMKVVLASNEERRPERSVKSKPVYFYHKVRRGQNLGEIANKYHVEVQDIKVWNKLRSLTIVPGQKLKVYTTTPENETSGRLKS from the coding sequence ATGAAAATAAAAGTACACATTGTATCCTATTGCATCCTAGCATTAATTAGCTTTTCGGCAGCTGCCCAGCAGCATGGTTTAATTTTAAACGACACAACCTCAGTACCTGAGGTTGATGAAACCCCGTTATTTAATAACTATAATTACAATTACAAGAACAGACTGGATTCTATTCAGAAAACCGTTCCGCTTACTTATAATGAATATGTGCAGAAGTACATTGACATTTATACCGGGAGGAAGGATATGATGGGTAGGATGCTGGGGCTGTCTGACTATTATTTCCCCATCTTTGAAAAGGCGCTTAAGAGCCTTAACATACCGGAAGAAATTAAGTATCTCCCAATAATAGAATCTTCTATGAATCCGCATGCTGTTTCCAGAGTGGGTGCTACCGGATTGTGGCAATTTATGTTTGGCACTGCCAGAGAGTACGGGCTAAATATGGATAATTTTGTTGACGACCGGAAGGATCCAATACAGGCAAGTTATGCCGCAGCAACTTATTTTAGAGATGCTTATGAAGAATTGGGAGATTGGTTGCTGGCAATTGCGGCCTATAATTGCGGAATGGGAAATGTAAAGAGGGCGATGGAAAAATCGAATTCCAACGATTTCTGGACACTCAGAAGATTCCTGCCAACCGAAACAAGAAATTATGTGCCTGCATTTATTGCTGCAGTTTACGTAATGAAATGTTCAGATAAGCATCATATTAATTCGCAACGACCATCGTACATAAAAATTACGGATACTATTCAGGTTAATCGCTTTATTGCTATTCCTACCTTAGCTAATGCTTTGAATATGGATGTGGAAGAACTGTGTAAGTTAAACCCTTCTTATAAGAAGAAGATTGTTAACGGGACAGCAGAAGATCCCAAACGTGTGATAGTTCCAAAAGTTAGTCTGGCTAATTTTGCCAGGATTTATGAAGTACTCAATTCAGATCCGGAAGCGAGTATGAAAGTGGTGTTGGCCTCAAATGAAGAGAGACGGCCCGAAAGGAGTGTAAAATCGAAGCCTGTTTACTTTTATCATAAGGTTAGGCGAGGGCAAAACCTGGGAGAAATTGCGAACAAATACCATGTTGAAGTTCAAGATATTAAGGTTTGGAATAAGTTAAGAAGTTTAACTATTGTTCCGGGCCAGAAGCTGAAAGTGTATACCACGACTCCCGAAAATGAGACCTCCGGTCGCCTGAAAAGCTAG
- the gatA gene encoding Asp-tRNA(Asn)/Glu-tRNA(Gln) amidotransferase subunit GatA: MNLKKYSSLTEIQTLIDQKKLSLPELLDYYFKQIEAHQHLNAFNEVFFYSAAEQAKLVQEKIDNGTAGKLAGMVIGIKDNISYKDHMVTASSRMLEGFVSPYSATVVERLISEDAVIIGRLNCDEFAMGGSNETSYYGPVSNAADTERVAGGSSGGSAVAVQADLCLSALGTDTGGSVRQPAAFCGCIGFKPTYGRISRYGVIAYASSFDQVGTITSSVSDAAILLEVLAGADEYDSTASKKEVPAYSAIAATGAKKKIAVIRETLESEALDPAIKDSILNAIERFKAQGHTVAYVSFDLLDYLVPAYYVLTTAEASSNLSRYDGVHYGHRNLEATNLNELYKKSRAEGFGEEVKRRILLGTFVLSAGYYDAYYQKAQQVRRLIREKMEEMLKDFDIVLTPVTPTPAFKIGDNIDDPLVMYMADIFTVLASLTGIPAVAIPLGNNTDSLPLSIQLMTKHFREEELLSLSQTFLKGS; this comes from the coding sequence TTGAATTTGAAGAAGTATAGCTCCTTAACAGAGATACAAACTCTTATTGATCAAAAAAAACTCAGTTTACCTGAGTTGTTAGATTATTATTTTAAGCAAATAGAAGCTCATCAACACCTCAATGCATTCAATGAGGTGTTTTTTTATTCGGCTGCTGAGCAAGCTAAGCTTGTGCAGGAAAAAATAGACAATGGAACTGCCGGTAAGCTTGCGGGGATGGTAATTGGTATAAAAGATAATATATCTTATAAAGACCATATGGTTACTGCTTCATCAAGGATGCTTGAAGGTTTTGTATCTCCCTATTCAGCTACCGTTGTGGAAAGACTGATCAGTGAAGACGCTGTTATTATTGGCAGGTTAAACTGTGATGAATTTGCAATGGGGGGGTCAAATGAAACTTCTTATTATGGCCCGGTAAGCAATGCTGCAGATACTGAAAGGGTAGCAGGAGGATCATCAGGTGGATCGGCTGTTGCTGTCCAGGCTGATTTATGCTTGTCGGCCTTAGGAACTGATACCGGGGGCTCAGTAAGGCAACCTGCTGCTTTTTGCGGATGTATTGGTTTTAAACCAACTTATGGACGCATTTCGAGATATGGTGTAATTGCCTATGCCTCATCATTTGATCAGGTGGGTACAATTACTTCTTCTGTCAGTGATGCCGCTATATTGCTGGAAGTTTTAGCCGGAGCGGACGAGTATGACAGTACGGCTTCTAAAAAGGAAGTGCCTGCATATTCTGCAATCGCTGCCACAGGTGCCAAAAAGAAAATTGCAGTTATAAGAGAGACTTTAGAGAGCGAGGCATTAGACCCTGCTATTAAAGATTCGATATTGAATGCTATTGAGCGATTTAAAGCTCAAGGCCATACGGTAGCGTATGTGTCATTCGATTTGCTCGATTATCTGGTTCCTGCATATTATGTGTTAACTACAGCAGAGGCCTCGTCTAACTTATCGCGTTATGATGGGGTGCATTATGGACACCGAAATCTGGAAGCCACCAATTTAAATGAGCTTTATAAAAAATCAAGAGCTGAAGGTTTTGGTGAAGAGGTGAAAAGAAGGATTTTGTTGGGGACCTTTGTTTTGAGTGCGGGATATTATGATGCATACTATCAAAAAGCACAGCAGGTAAGAAGGTTGATAAGAGAGAAAATGGAAGAAATGCTTAAAGATTTCGATATCGTTTTAACTCCTGTAACCCCAACTCCGGCTTTTAAAATAGGGGATAACATTGATGATCCGTTGGTGATGTACATGGCAGATATATTTACAGTATTGGCCTCTTTAACCGGGATTCCGGCGGTAGCAATTCCATTGGGCAATAATACAGATAGTTTGCCGTTAAGTATTCAATTGATGACCAAACATTTTAGGGAGGAAGAGTTACTTTCCTTGTCCCAAACATTTTTAAAAGGAAGTTAA
- a CDS encoding twin-arginine translocase TatA/TatE family subunit, protein MLNTTISAALGGMEIAVILVIVLLLFGGRKIPELMKGLGKGIKEFKDGKDGVDDNETVERNRTNKPL, encoded by the coding sequence ATGTTAAACACAACGATATCAGCCGCGTTAGGTGGCATGGAAATAGCCGTTATTCTTGTAATAGTACTTTTGCTTTTCGGAGGTAGAAAGATTCCTGAACTAATGAAAGGTCTTGGAAAAGGTATTAAAGAGTTTAAAGATGGCAAAGACGGAGTTGATGATAATGAAACGGTAGAAAGAAACCGCACCAACAAACCGTTATAG
- a CDS encoding twin-arginine translocase TatA/TatE family subunit: MYRGTLIEFLNMGGGEIMLILAVVLLLFGGKKLPELARGLGKGIRDFKDASEGVKREIHRNINSVGIVDDIESVINDTNVNRHHPSESTPEQHAQDAEETKEPVDFEKQDLVAANDNTENTKIETDKTKL, from the coding sequence ATGTATAGAGGGACGTTAATAGAATTCCTGAACATGGGTGGCGGCGAGATTATGCTTATCCTGGCGGTGGTACTTTTGTTATTTGGGGGTAAAAAATTACCTGAATTGGCAAGAGGTTTAGGGAAAGGAATCAGAGATTTTAAGGATGCTTCTGAGGGGGTGAAAAGAGAGATCCATCGCAACATAAATTCCGTAGGTATTGTTGATGATATTGAGTCGGTGATTAATGACACCAATGTTAATCGTCATCATCCTTCTGAATCAACCCCGGAGCAACATGCTCAGGATGCAGAGGAAACTAAAGAGCCGGTAGATTTTGAAAAGCAGGATCTTGTTGCGGCAAATGACAATACAGAGAACACAAAAATAGAAACAGATAAAACTAAACTTTAA
- a CDS encoding murein hydrolase activator EnvC family protein, with protein MKLNKVLLLLLFLLSASVVFGQSSAELKRKKEAIQREIDLLQKNANKAAKNKKLTLSQINALNAKIRLMQSKISVINSEMKNLDNQIHENTNVVHNLKGQLGQLKKEYASMIRFAQRNRNSYDKMMFIFAAKDFNQAYKRIKYLQQFGQYRKKQADYIQGKQKDLNYKIVILDKSLKEKSNLLHEQEQEKSKLGKNKSEQSQVLNKFSKEEKQYRQDIATRKKIAAQLDRNIRAAIAREIEKARREAEEERLAAERAAAAKAKAENKPAPATAAPKAKTSSGYLTATPEAARLSSQFESNRGSLPWPVATGSIIERFGRHMEGQASYTNDGVNIETSEGAAVRAVFNGKVTTVMEQYGRYFVLIKHGEYFTVYQNLKSVNVSKDQEVTTKQTIGTVGNTEGTPQLQFQIRRGMSAQNPEAWIAK; from the coding sequence ATGAAGCTAAACAAAGTACTTTTACTCCTCTTATTTTTATTGTCTGCCTCTGTTGTTTTTGGACAAAGTAGCGCAGAGTTGAAAAGAAAAAAAGAAGCAATACAGCGCGAAATTGATTTGTTGCAGAAAAATGCCAATAAAGCTGCAAAGAACAAAAAGCTTACTTTGAGTCAGATCAATGCATTAAATGCCAAAATTAGGTTAATGCAAAGTAAGATATCTGTGATTAACTCGGAGATGAAGAATCTTGATAATCAGATTCATGAAAATACCAATGTCGTTCATAATTTAAAAGGTCAGCTGGGTCAGCTTAAAAAAGAATATGCCAGTATGATCAGGTTTGCACAACGGAACAGAAACTCATATGATAAGATGATGTTCATTTTTGCAGCAAAAGATTTTAATCAGGCATATAAACGGATTAAATATTTACAGCAATTTGGTCAGTACCGTAAAAAACAAGCCGACTATATTCAGGGTAAGCAGAAGGACCTTAATTACAAGATTGTAATTTTAGATAAAAGCCTAAAGGAAAAGAGCAACCTTTTGCATGAACAGGAGCAGGAGAAAAGCAAGTTGGGTAAGAATAAGAGTGAACAGTCTCAGGTGCTGAACAAGTTTAGTAAGGAAGAGAAGCAATACAGACAGGATATTGCAACGCGGAAGAAAATTGCAGCACAGCTTGATAGAAATATCCGTGCTGCAATTGCAAGAGAGATTGAGAAAGCCAGAAGAGAAGCTGAAGAAGAACGTTTAGCGGCTGAAAGAGCAGCTGCAGCGAAAGCAAAAGCTGAAAATAAGCCGGCACCTGCTACAGCGGCACCAAAAGCAAAAACAAGCAGTGGGTATTTGACTGCAACGCCTGAGGCAGCAAGATTGTCATCGCAATTTGAGAGTAACAGAGGCTCGTTACCATGGCCTGTTGCGACTGGTTCTATTATTGAGCGATTTGGCAGACATATGGAGGGGCAGGCATCGTATACCAATGATGGTGTAAATATTGAAACTTCTGAAGGAGCTGCTGTACGTGCGGTATTTAACGGTAAGGTTACTACCGTTATGGAGCAATACGGAAGGTATTTTGTGCTGATAAAACATGGTGAATATTTTACGGTTTACCAGAACTTAAAATCTGTGAACGTGTCTAAAGACCAGGAAGTAACTACTAAGCAAACGATAGGTACTGTTGGTAATACGGAGGGTACGCCTCAGCTACAATTTCAGATCAGAAGAGGGATGTCGGCACAGAATCCTGAAGCATGGATAGCAAAATAG
- a CDS encoding DUF4292 domain-containing protein has product MRRNIFNSLLFLALVSVIMACKTKKAIVKPPSVVETKEDTRKSETIKLLRDKDISFSTLSLKAKAGLDINGNTNNVNMNIRMEKDKKIWVSITALGIEVARALITPDSIKVRNNLQGVYLKKPFNYVHTYTNKQVDFALLQAIFSGNTVGDFFRDETLIAQENGVWTLSGVNEGLAYRVIFNTLLKVNEHNLNDIASGRALRVLYGEYQNINGYLFPTNLKINSMAGDKRININLDFSKIERNVELEFPFNVPNKYEVIN; this is encoded by the coding sequence ATGAGAAGAAATATATTCAATAGCTTGCTATTTTTGGCTCTTGTTTCGGTAATAATGGCCTGTAAGACTAAAAAAGCCATTGTTAAACCGCCATCAGTTGTGGAAACCAAGGAAGATACCAGGAAATCGGAAACCATAAAGCTGCTTAGGGATAAGGATATTTCTTTTAGTACGCTTTCATTAAAAGCAAAGGCAGGGCTTGATATTAATGGGAACACCAATAATGTGAACATGAATATCAGGATGGAGAAAGATAAAAAGATCTGGGTAAGCATTACAGCACTTGGTATTGAAGTGGCGAGGGCATTAATTACCCCTGACAGCATTAAAGTAAGAAACAATTTACAAGGGGTATATTTAAAGAAGCCTTTTAATTACGTACATACCTATACCAATAAACAGGTTGATTTTGCGTTGTTACAGGCCATCTTCTCGGGGAATACTGTTGGGGATTTCTTTAGAGATGAAACTTTGATAGCGCAGGAAAATGGTGTTTGGACGCTTAGTGGGGTTAATGAAGGGCTTGCCTATAGAGTGATTTTTAACACCCTGTTAAAGGTGAATGAGCACAATTTGAATGATATTGCATCGGGCAGGGCATTGCGGGTTCTGTATGGAGAATATCAGAATATTAACGGTTATCTTTTTCCGACTAATCTGAAAATTAACTCGATGGCCGGAGATAAAAGAATTAATATCAATTTGGACTTTTCGAAAATTGAGCGCAATGTAGAACTTGAATTTCCGTTTAATGTTCCAAATAAGTATGAGGTAATAAACTGA
- a CDS encoding tetratricopeptide repeat protein — translation MMKGKWFLMLMLSCSTAVFAQEPVVSALDSMAVKTLFFAGLKEKLNENYPKAAENFDRLLKIDPDNSAAYFEIATLNYRQNKLMESEMAIKKATSLNPNNVWYWKLLAELYKRKGDMDNLVGVFDKLIALSPDEDSYYFDRSNALLLAGKEEEALKGYDLLEKKFGPSDALTEARQRVSMSKDDVFDKNAVEKILAEDVKDVKRLLYTSGLLIQKNQNAEALAVLKKASELEPDNFEVDLAMADVYGALKNNADAQLSLKKAFESPMMPIDQKVKIVVMLLGGKKNQLRMNDAAELAMVAVKAHPDDPKVFALYGDVLYQQGNLQGALTQFQSALKITDQLYAVWEQVLNIQTSLGLYKDAIKTADDALTVYPNQAILYYYMAVALQNDNQNAQALTNIKAALQLDAENPLYIEYYGDVLFLKGDKELALAQWKKAKSAGSDSEKLNKKINEKKYIQ, via the coding sequence ATGATGAAAGGTAAGTGGTTTTTAATGTTAATGCTTTCTTGCAGCACGGCAGTGTTTGCCCAGGAACCTGTGGTTTCTGCATTAGATAGCATGGCTGTAAAAACACTTTTCTTTGCCGGTTTAAAAGAAAAGCTGAATGAGAATTATCCTAAGGCAGCTGAGAATTTTGACCGACTGCTAAAGATCGATCCTGACAATTCTGCTGCTTATTTTGAAATTGCTACGCTGAATTACAGGCAGAATAAACTGATGGAGTCGGAAATGGCCATAAAAAAGGCTACTTCGCTGAATCCTAATAATGTATGGTACTGGAAATTACTTGCAGAGCTTTATAAGCGAAAAGGGGACATGGATAACCTGGTAGGCGTTTTTGATAAGCTCATTGCACTTTCTCCGGATGAGGACTCGTATTATTTCGATAGATCAAATGCTTTGCTTTTAGCAGGGAAAGAGGAAGAAGCTTTGAAGGGATATGATTTGCTGGAAAAGAAATTTGGGCCTTCTGATGCATTAACGGAAGCAAGGCAGCGCGTGAGTATGTCAAAGGATGATGTTTTTGATAAGAATGCGGTTGAGAAGATTTTAGCTGAAGATGTAAAAGATGTTAAGCGTTTATTGTATACAAGCGGACTATTAATTCAAAAAAATCAGAATGCTGAAGCGCTCGCCGTACTTAAAAAGGCAAGTGAATTGGAACCTGATAATTTTGAAGTGGACCTGGCTATGGCCGATGTTTATGGTGCGCTAAAAAATAATGCAGACGCACAGCTATCCCTAAAAAAAGCTTTTGAGAGCCCAATGATGCCTATTGACCAGAAGGTTAAAATAGTAGTGATGCTTTTAGGGGGTAAGAAAAATCAGCTGAGGATGAATGATGCTGCTGAACTGGCAATGGTTGCTGTTAAAGCTCATCCGGATGATCCTAAAGTTTTTGCACTGTATGGTGATGTACTTTATCAGCAGGGGAATTTGCAGGGTGCATTAACGCAGTTCCAATCGGCTTTAAAAATAACCGACCAATTATATGCGGTATGGGAACAGGTACTGAACATACAGACTTCGCTCGGTTTATATAAGGATGCCATTAAAACTGCCGATGATGCTTTGACTGTTTATCCAAACCAAGCAATTTTATATTATTATATGGCCGTGGCGCTTCAAAATGATAATCAAAATGCCCAGGCTTTAACAAATATTAAAGCAGCATTACAATTAGATGCTGAAAATCCGTTATATATAGAGTACTACGGTGATGTTTTGTTTCTGAAGGGAGATAAAGAGCTGGCATTAGCCCAATGGAAAAAGGCTAAAAGTGCCGGTAGTGATTCGGAGAAGTTAAATAAGAAAATTAATGAGAAGAAATATATTCAATAG
- the dut gene encoding dUTP diphosphatase yields the protein MNINIINNSGHPLPQYETEHAAGMDLRAFIETEITIKPLQRVLIPTGLHIEIPVGYEAQIRPRSGLAYKHGISIVNAPGTIDADYRGELKVLLVNLSDTDFVVNDGDRIAQMVIAKHETVSWKPVGELGDTTRGAGGYGHTGK from the coding sequence ATGAACATAAATATTATAAACAATTCCGGACATCCACTACCTCAATATGAAACTGAACATGCTGCGGGTATGGACTTACGCGCTTTTATAGAAACTGAAATTACGATTAAACCTTTGCAGCGTGTTTTGATTCCAACAGGTTTACATATTGAAATTCCGGTTGGTTATGAAGCTCAGATTCGCCCACGTAGTGGCCTGGCTTATAAACACGGAATCAGTATTGTAAATGCACCGGGGACAATTGATGCAGATTATCGTGGGGAACTGAAAGTTTTATTGGTTAATCTGTCGGACACAGATTTTGTGGTGAATGATGGTGACAGGATTGCTCAGATGGTGATTGCTAAGCATGAAACGGTAAGCTGGAAACCTGTTGGTGAATTGGGTGATACCACACGTGGAGCCGGTGGTTACGGACATACAGGTAAATAA